The Lolium perenne isolate Kyuss_39 chromosome 6, Kyuss_2.0, whole genome shotgun sequence genome segment attgcccaaaatcgactcttcaaccggagtttcgctttctccgacaggctcagcctgatccggatccgcgtcgttttccggtgcctctacctgctcaggaccagctccgtcttcttgaggggcggttccggcggtatgggccaagaagtgtacgaagtggcacctctgcttttctaacacctgggagacccaggcggatctgcattggtcttccaccgttgtttctcgctcaggcggattgggtgggctttgaaaattccgcatccgaggcggaatcttccttgggaagctcctgcatctcagatcggatcttcgcgacagcgtccagctctgcggcggtcgcgtctgcgttacttaccagtgggtttccgtcggaatcgacggtttccccgatgaagatgtgtatgccgccaactgggacgatggagagcttgatggggtttgtcctagccggaatccaacactcatccggagggacgatcggcagatttccggcgtagaggacgcgccccaccgcgatggtgtcgtcgtagcttcccatggcggaaccctcccggttccggcctccagacgccacaggccccacggtgggcgccaactgtcgttgcctattcgacggtacctcggaggagggatcctcacgagggggagaagaagtaggggccatagggcggagtgctctcgggacggtggtacgcgatttacccagcttcggaacacctgcaccatgacagggcctactgctgcttgtctggaattatctgggcgctttcgcgttgttacaatgagttgtggttgtgcctctagggctcccaggatccggcttatataggcgcacggatctagggtttacatggagagtcctagccggaatacaagttacctaactacggtacaatatcttgccgtgtacgtcaaggatccgccttccttctaggccgtgctggatccggatactttatgggcctccacggatccggcctccttcgtaggtcggttaagatccggctcctcgttcctgggctggacttcatccttcacgatcaacagcaactgggccgcccgatgggccacatgccaccatcaccgtcggtgggccacccgggcttgccggatccaagccatgtcgttgatatacccataaagtatacccacaacacatgctgtcccagaaatccctcctgctgcaatctggttcgtgcgtgcccagttattgcagtctggcacatatgtgcacatgtatccgtgcgggatctccttaggcgattcatacaagaactggtaatcactagggtcaccaccgatcttgtagacgacgtatgccggtgaactcggcagttctggtgctgctagcgcgaatggcagctgtggtctggtctggaacgccatctctccttggtgagtccctagggcaggtcctgacggagagtactgatgcttcatgatttcctggaccacgcgaagcgcgacacgctccaaagtgttcaccaggctctcagaatggcggtgtagcgaatgagctaccatgtgattaacctcctgacgtagagacctggtgtgttcttctgaaggagtagacagatccactccatcgagagcgccttcagctgagaaccctttccacctgatgccgagtgagcgggtcctctggaaagagccgatgaggtcggcttcgaagagagctttgatctcgtcgtacttcttcttgtactcctcagacaggtcttcgtacgtgactggatcttccgccatctctgatgcagatgttgatgcagttgatgtagaagaaggtcccaccgggcgtgccagaatgtgttgaccaccaaaacccaccggcaagtagcgacgggcaacacgaagagccgggaggctcccaggactactggtgggccctggtccctcgggcgacggcccgcaaagctccggcacgcacgtccgatgctggtgcaagggcgtgccacctgacctatacctggtcaggaaggtgatggatcgcttcgactagtttcctgcatggcatacacgtaaacattaaatacgagcctcgatcggctcttaggttgtcctgtgaatcggctcaaggagccgatccacccatgattcgtataagatctacgataacatggtggtcctgcttgatcaatattaggttaaaacaatctacgacgatctagggttttcaccacataaccggaacgtcctacacgtaattgagcctggcagacacgaaagatgataataaaccagtcctagacaaggcctaaaaaccaacgtggagttgattcccggaacatcttctctaggactagcaaactataccttacgtgctactggatccttcaacccgtttgcaaggcctaactatgtagatatcaaactaatccttgcagaacaaggagcaatcgtaacggatcgaatctactaaacaatgactaagcaaggtgccacccttgcacctaagatcggtacaagggtggctagatatccaggggtagcatgactaatcaaatacatcaagaaagtaccgatgctaaccctaacatatccatgataacggtgttgctcgccatcaaaaaggcttcagtacgagcaacacatgaacaacgaataaacaagattctgcctagatcgcaaggcagcatagcgcttacccggaagaaaacctcgaaacaaggggtggcgatgcgcctagattggtttgttgtgaacgtgatcgtcctcctttctcaataaccctagatacatatttatagtccgtagacttcctaacgtgggaataatcccaaccgtgtacgagctaaactctacattttaatcctaaccgacacgtatcctactatatttacacatacacgggcaatttagcccaaactcttgtacaaggccgattcatgcatattttccgtgtatattctccaagcccatctcaatcacggcccacctccgatttggttaaaatctggtgataacagaagtccagcccaggaacaggatgccggatcccaaccgacctacgaatgaggccggatccgtgaaggcccatgaagtatccgaatCCAGCACGGCCTTGTGACATTTcatgacattgtaccgtagttatgcaacttgtattccggttaggactctccatgtaaaccctagatccgtgcgcctttataagccggatcctgggagccctagagggacaaccacaactcattgtaacaacgcgaaagcgcccagataattccagacaagcagcagtaggccctgtcatcgaggtgttccaaagctgggtaaatcgcgtaccaccgttccgagtgctctccgccctatggcccctacttcttctccccctcgtggggatccctcctccgaggtattgtcgaataggcaacgacaccggTACTTCCACAAGGTGTTTTTCCGCATGTTTGGAGACCGAGAAGTAGCAATTCCATTTTTTTTTAAAGGATCACTGTTGTCAGTAAGCTTGTGTGGGCTGGCAGGGCCCAACCAACAATATTCATTCCTACTTGCAATCGTCTGTTCCGAAAAAATCTGAATATGCATGCTAGAAGGAAAATACCTGGCCGCCCAAAAATACACTGATCTTATCCACCAAAAATGATATTCCGCCCTACAAGCGGCTCCCGTGATCCAGCCAGACACGAGCCCGTCCAAAGACGAGCTCACTCGCTCCCTACCTAGCAACGATGGCGTCGGTGCCGTTGCTGAAACCACACTCACACTGCTCTGCTCTGCCCTCAGTGATACGATGCGGCCCAGCGACCGTGCACGCGCAGAGGTCGGCCGGAAGAAGTGGCGCCGCCGCGCTGAAGGCGAGGGCGTTCCCACTGGACGTGGTGCCGCTGATGGTGACGATGGTGGAGCACGTGGACAACCAGAGGGACTGGGTCGTCACCAAGTCCATCTGGCATCTCAGCGACACGGCCATCAAGAGCTTCTGTGAGACTCTTCTACAGAACCTTCGAATATTGTCGTTCGCGTTGTTGCACGTCTGCGATTCAGATTTATCTGAAACTAGCGTTTTTTTCGCGTAGATACCTTCTACGCCATGTTCACAGTCTGGGGCATCTGCTTCTTCGGGTCCATGAAGGCAAGCACGCACAACAAGTGGAGTGGAGTCACCACTAGAATACTAGCCATTCGTCGTCACCAGATCGAATTATGATATCAAGTATCCGTCCATGTTTTCTTGATTGACACAGTTTTTGTCAATTAACAGGACCCTTTCTACGACAGCGAGTACTACAGGGAGCAAGGCGGTGATGGCACCGTGCACTGGTACTACGACAGGGTATGTATTGCAGTCTCCTCTAGATCTCTCCCTGATTCAGAATTCAACCGGAACAATCTTCGAACGGCTAGTGCTGATCGATGATGACTCAGCCATTACTAGGAATCTAGCCAAACTTATTCGTGCTTATATGTTGCGATGCTAAATCTGCAGCAAGAGGACTTGGAGGCGTCTGCGAGGGAGGAGCTGTTGAGGGAGGATCTGCTTGAGGAGATTGAGAAGAGGGTTGGAGGGCTGAGGGAACTCGAGGAAGCGGGCATCAAGTGACGCGCGCCTATGCATGGATTAGTAAATACATACAGTATAACCTTATTAGCTTTTGCTTTCCACCCCTGAAGTTTGGGTGCAAAGCCGGAACTCTTCGATGTACTACAAACTACGCATAGCAAGTTCATTTCAAAACGGCAGTGCGATAGGCATTGTATAAATTAACAAAGCTATATATGCTTTCTACATCTATGAATTTTTTTCACGCCTTTTCGAAATTCATGTGTGTAGCACTTTGCTAAGCTATATAGGGTAACCCAATAAGACATGTCATCTATAAACTGCCACTGGGTGGAGCCCTGCGCGCAATACAAATTAACATTGTACAGGGGTCGTCACACACTAATGCAAATATTCCATTTCCATTTTTAATACAACACCCTTGTCCTCGGATTTGCTTGGAGAAAGCATCAATCTTGCACAAGAGATTGAGAAACTGACGAGCATATACATATATTCATCTTGAATCCATCACTATTAGGGAATAACCTATACTATCTAATCAAAGTCTACAACTATTTCCAATAGTTACTTCATATTACCACAAATAAACAATTCTATCGCCAGAAAAAACAACACACTGCAGTTTCAGTACTACTACACAACAACTTGTAAGTATGTTAAAAAATTCTATGACATATTTGAGCAAAAAAAATCTTCTCTTTCATGATTATCGCAGTCACAGACTCAGTGACCTAACAAAGGAATTAAGGTAAACCTCGGCAAGATTATCATGGTATTGTACTAATTACCAAGCAACCACTAAACATGAGGAGCTAGAGATGTTGGGGCTGCACTCTCACTCGGTAGGATTCAAGCCATCGCACATGGTTTCATAAAATATGTACGATTTTCCCAATCAAAATCGAACAGGTTCTGTGAAGAACGCATTTATAATTTTTTTAGTAATAGAAATCTATGTCCTACCTAAAGTTGTCCAAGGTGAATTCTTGTTGATGTCTCCTCAAGAATCATGATGGAAAAAGCAAAAATTCAAAAGGAATGGATCCAACATTATGTTACTATCGAAATTACAAATCTTTTTATTTTCATCTATTAAATATTATTTAATTCCTTGAAGTACTTGGAATGTTTGTTTCAAATTATCAGGAaacaaatactccctccgtccgctAATAGATGTACAGTGGTtcgtctaaatttggatgtatgtaTGACCAAAAAATGTCTAGATACATTCCAATTTAAATAAATTTTTGACATCTAcaaatggacagaggtagtattttTTTTAACATGATCTTATTTGCGTTACTAAATAATAAGATGAAGAAAACAAATAGAATTGCTTGACTTGTTCAATTATGTTCAATTTAAATCTTACAAAAAAATATGCAAAAAAATAAATTTGAAGGGTGGTTTTTATTTTTATGTTAGGCTAGTTGAGTAgtttcactagtaggaaaacccttataggcggagcttatttctgtggcgcaccactaaaaatgcgccacagaatattattttgtggcgcaccattctggatgcgccacagaaatagcttaattttgtggcgcatgtttgggtagtgcgccacagaaactatgtggggcccacatcctgccaccaccaattattactgtaggtatttctgtggcgcacacgtcgtgctgcgccacagaaataactctttctgtggcgcacgggcttcggtgcgccacagaagtagttgattctgtggcgcaccttctcgggtgcgccacagaattaagggacttatatcatctcgcccgtgccctcccccgcctgttcacctctcccctcccgagcccctcccctctcccctctcccctctcctccctggtcgcctggatccgccgccgccgccttcctccgtggtcgcctggatcctccatggtcgtcgccgccgccgtcgccgccgccttcctccgcgaggggcgcatgccgccgcggtcctcccatccccgccacctgcagcacaagctgcccctacggcgaggaggggccgccgtcgcggaaaggtggaggagccgccgcctcctcctcctccacccctgccgtcatcttcaacctcgtcctccacccctgtcatcggtgctctctctcccctcccctcctctccctcttaattcctcctccgctgcccctatggcttgtgtttgcaagctctggtgatcatttgatcaccaatTGGTTGATAATTACTTACTGCTTTCTCTATCTATGCATGTTGCTTGATATACTGTGTTGTTGCTTGATTTGTATAGCTTCTCACCATGTACTGGTGGTTGCTTATGCTTTGAAAAGCATATGAATGGATGCATGATGCTTGCCAAGCATCCTTGTTGCCTAGCGCTTGACTAATTCATTTATCTCTGTGAAACTTTAT includes the following:
- the LOC127306101 gene encoding photosynthetic NDH subunit of subcomplex B 4, chloroplastic; this encodes MASVPLLKPHSHCSALPSVIRCGPATVHAQRSAGRSGAAALKARAFPLDVVPLMVTMVEHVDNQRDWVVTKSIWHLSDTAIKSFYTFYAMFTVWGICFFGSMKDPFYDSEYYREQGGDGTVHWYYDRQEDLEASAREELLREDLLEEIEKRVGGLRELEEAGIK